The sequence CTAGAGAAGAAGCGTCCTGCCGCACCGAGCCGTCGAGTCCCTTTACTCTTGAGGGATCCGGAGGGGGGTTGAATCTGTTTGCCTTCAGAAGGCGAGGGGGCGCCTGAGGTCCGTGTCACTAGTGTGCGTCAGCACTGCCGCAGGCCCTAGTAGCACTGGAGAAGAGGATGGCCGCGATGATGGCATTTCTTAGGACACCTTTGGATTAACCGTGAAAACAAGTACTTGCTGAGCGGCTGTCGGTAGTAGTGAATGCGTACTTAGACGGCATCGGTGACCGTAAATACGTGTTGACAGGATGCCTTTCTGTTCCCCTCCAGGTGACCTCTGAAGATGGTTCGCTATTCGCTTGACCCAGAAAACCCTACGAAATGTAAGTGAATAATATATTccttatttggggggggggggtaaagggAACAATGAGATACCCAAAATTAACCAAAACTTCTTGTTCTTTAGCATGCAAATCAAGAGGTTCAAATCTTCGTGTTCACTTTAAGGTATGGAATCAACTTTTATGCTCTGAGAGTTGTCACGTGTTCcggtgaaattttttttttccccctttctgaaAAAGTGACTGCAGTGATGCGTTTCTTAGGACACCTTTGGATTTACCATGAAAATTAATCATTTCTGAGCGGTCACCTTTGAGACATTGATTCTGTAATCAGTCATATAATGAGCTCTTTAAGATTCACGGAATTGGGTAAAACTAAGGAGAACTACTTAAGAAACTAGTGTAGAGATCAAGATGATGGGACACATACAATTACAAGATGATGGGGTTAAAACCATCATATTCCATTTAATAGGggtttgggatttattttttcctaacttAAAGCCAATTCTCCCTGGCTTttaatcacagatttttttttctcactacaTTACCTCAGCTTTCAAGAATGGGAAGTCTTTAATTCAGTGTTGacattttgaaaacagaattGAGTGTTTACTTGGAAGAATTGTTAGCCTTTAACATGGTTAACTCAGTATTTACTGTTTATACCTAGAACACACGTGAAACCGCTCAGGCCATCAAGGGTATGCATATCCGAAAAGCCACCAAGTATCTGAAAGACGTCACTTTGCAGAAGCAGTGTGTGCCGTTCCGTCGCTACAATGGTGGAGTTGGTCGGTGTGCCCAGGTGAGAGCTCCTAGTTGCTATCTGAAATGACATTGTAACAAAATGATTGGGTGGGGTAAGAATGGTTAGGATCTGTCAGGTTCTTTCTGGTTGCTGTGATGACTAACTTAGGACACCTTTGGattaaccatgaaaaaaaaactgtgttCTGAGCAACCttgataaaataaaactcatcttGGTTGTAACACTGATTTGAATCGGGGGAGATGACTAATCTACTCTTGGATTTCTTTCAGGCCAAACAGTGGGGCTGGACACAGGGTCGGTGGCCCAAGAAGAGTGCTGAATTTTTACTGCACATGCTTAAAAATGCAGAGAGTAATGCTGAACTTAAGGTACCCAAACTATTAACATCTTTTTTTGTATACAGCTTGGATGGTTGTTCAATTACTGTTGCTGTCGTCCAGATGTATTTATCTTAGTTTCTCAGTAGctaaatttcccatttttttttaaatctctgcctCCAATTTCTGGGAGACCAAAATTTTGTCTGTGAAGATCTTCAAAAGCATGGTCTTCAAGTCTCACTGTTTTCCTCTTTAGCCCCAGTGcaagcaaaagaaacattttctctcGTGTATTTTACTCAAGGGTTTATAACTATCTGGTATCATAGACATTTTTGGTAGTATGACTTGTAAACTtcacaaaatatttgtaaatgcgAGCAGTAGAAATCTTGGTATTACACAGGAACAAAAAGAGGTTCCCAAAATGATTGCCTTAGTAACGGTTAATGTGGCTTGTTGCCTGTGTTCATAATGGAGAGACAGgttaattctgattttaaaacaatgaatataGTTAACAGAGCAGGGTCTGTCTTTCTTGTGCATTATCCATTACTCTTTGTATTTAGAGATCTAGGCCGGACCTGGAGTTAATGTAGGTCTGGCTATAGCCCTTAGAGCTGCTAAACCTCACTGCCAAAATCCTTTTTTTCATCAAGGCTTAGAAATTGACACTACCGGATCCATACCCCTTAATGACTTTTAGGGAGGCCACTTACAAACTACATATAGCACTGAGTTTTGATAGTTATTTAGACTTAAGGAAAGATGCTTAGAATAAAGGTAAAAGCAAACAATTGAACAGATACGCTATGTAAAGTCTTTCAAGAATTGCCTTATAAAGGTGAGGACTTGATCCAGTGATTGGGTTTGTGGTGTTGAGATAAAGATGTTGATTTGATTTtgttctccctcttcccaggGTTTAGATGTCGATTCTCTGGTCATTGAGCACATCCAGGTGAACAAAGCCCCCAAGATGCGGCGTAGAACGTATAGGGCTCATGGTCGGATTAACCCGTACATGAGCTCTCCCTGCCACATCGAGATGATCCTTACTGAGAAAGAGCAGATTGTTCCGAAACCAGAAGAGGAGGTTGCACAGAAGAAAAAGGTAAACTACTTAGTCGTTGGTTGGTTTTATTTATGATACTggctttttttgtattttgttgtatcAGAACTATATAGTTATCTGCTGATGG is a genomic window of Ursus arctos isolate Adak ecotype North America unplaced genomic scaffold, UrsArc2.0 scaffold_17, whole genome shotgun sequence containing:
- the RPL17 gene encoding 60S ribosomal protein L17, whose protein sequence is MVRYSLDPENPTKSCKSRGSNLRVHFKNTRETAQAIKGMHIRKATKYLKDVTLQKQCVPFRRYNGGVGRCAQAKQWGWTQGRWPKKSAEFLLHMLKNAESNAELKGLDVDSLVIEHIQVNKAPKMRRRTYRAHGRINPYMSSPCHIEMILTEKEQIVPKPEEEVAQKKKISQKKLKKQKLMARE